The following proteins are co-located in the Castanea sativa cultivar Marrone di Chiusa Pesio chromosome 8, ASM4071231v1 genome:
- the LOC142605517 gene encoding putative fasciclin-like arabinogalactan protein 20: protein MASSLLFTLSLLISLFVYSLSSPLSSQTILDASEILADTGYLSMSLTLELISDTLFPNSHSLTIFAPSDPAFMATGQPSLPLLQFHFSPFPMSLETLKSLPYGTEIPTMFQGHSLTVTSSPSDDRVSLNNVDITPLPIFDDGFLIIYGTREFFDPDFEVRAPESSFGCGFLRTNSFGNASEALRSGGYSLMAGFLDLQVLETKKSAMMTLFAPTDQVLGNRLGNFSEYSSIFLRHVVPCRLLWTDLVKFNDGAALPTQLGGFSINITRSGGGILMLNGVPVYYPNIYISDWLVVHGLRQVLAVPWEGTQEGIAGASDEFGGSIEDYTPDYEF from the coding sequence atggcTTCTTCACTcctcttcactctctctctcctcatatCTCTCTTTGTctactctctctcctctcctctctcttccCAGACGATTCTCGATGCCTCCGAGATCCTCGCCGACACCGGCTATCTCTCCATGTCTCTAACTCTCGAGCTCATCTCCGATACTCTGTTTCCAAACTCTCATTCTCTCACCATCTTCGCTCCCTCAGACCCCGCCTTCATGGCCACCGGCCaaccctctctccctctcctccaATTCCACTTCTCTCCTTTCCCAATGTCCCTTGAAACCCTCAAATCTCTCCCATACGGCACAGAAATCCCAACCATGTTTCAGGGCCACTCGCTCACAGTCACTTCATCTCCGTCCGACGATCGCGTGTCGCTGAACAACGTTGACAttaccccattgccaattttcgaTGATGGGTTCTTGATTATATACGGAACCCGCGAGTTTTTCGACCCGGATTTCGAGGTTCGAGCCCCAGAATCCAGTTTTGGATGTGGGTTTTTGAGGACTAACTCGTTCGGCAATGCTAGCGAAGCTTTGAGGTCTGGTGGGTATTCGTTAATGGCGGGGTTTCTTGATTTGCAAGTGCTTGAGACCAAGAAGAGTGCTATGATGACTCTGTTTGCTCCTACTGATCAAGTCTTGGGGAATAGGCTCGGCAATTTCAGCGAGTACTCGTCTATCTTTCTCCGCCACGTGGTTCCGTGCCGGCTTTTGTGGACTGATTTGGTGAAATTCAACGACGGGGCTGCATTGCCGACTCAATTGGGCGGGTTTTCGATAAATATCACGAGGTCTGGTGGTGGCATATTGATGCTCAATGGCGTGCCGGTTTACTATCCCAACATTTATATCAGTGACTGGCTTGTTGTTCATGGCCTTCGCCAGGTTCTCGCGGTGCCATGGGAAGGAACACAAGAAGGAATTGCAGGAGCTTCGGATGAATTCGGAGGCAGTATCGAAGACTATACACCAGATTACGAGTTCTAA